A genomic window from Fibrobacterota bacterium includes:
- a CDS encoding glycoside hydrolase family 9 protein, with protein sequence MKFGFKLALLAVLGGTVAAQAQKFTPADYQKALWMTTRFYGGQRAGHGPNWLLMDHKYKVSYVRDSVDGRDLVGGWMDCGDYPLFGQTFFYSTYALLQAYDAFPTGFPDQYHGFDYSDYAAAKDFTYGASKPDGIPDLLQEVKYATDWILKATPDANTFYFQKGTGGSNNGTPSKPYGQHAHWVTSGFYSAEFDAIDGGEYDRGRPIFKLGKSSGLPGEVVINDGSMPSFAAAALALMSIHYRKYDPTYADTCLAHARLAFNYAKAQTRTGGTGMTGFYGGNDKMDDDIVTAASSMYKATGEQTFKDFAIQKKNFKLNKGYTLAYSTNDDLALYTGWQFAGIAEYKDSLKIGFVDRYKSKGTGEAGLSTLGDKWGFLRYPANQAWVASMYAKATDDVGYDAFIYNQIDYIMGANPPKQAFIVGFCSGCSKTADWPHHRNVYLSDVDNPKAVKGIPVRNKEFGYMLGFTNKIADSLNQYIDNYTQTEGGIDYNAGLVGALAYINSKLNPVDTSKLGVTSVRSAATKTGKLFLRPTSDGVVISLPYGENLQTVQAMDLQGRVVRQFNTGANDLVWNAPAGTWIVRATSVSGKVHQAMTVVPR encoded by the coding sequence ATGAAATTCGGATTCAAACTTGCCTTGCTTGCGGTTCTCGGCGGCACCGTCGCTGCCCAGGCCCAGAAATTCACGCCTGCGGACTACCAGAAGGCCCTCTGGATGACCACCCGCTTCTACGGCGGGCAACGCGCAGGTCACGGTCCCAACTGGCTTCTGATGGACCACAAGTACAAGGTATCCTACGTGCGCGACAGTGTGGATGGTCGCGACCTGGTGGGTGGGTGGATGGACTGCGGCGACTACCCCCTGTTTGGTCAGACATTCTTCTACAGCACCTACGCTTTGCTGCAAGCCTACGACGCCTTCCCCACCGGCTTTCCGGACCAATACCATGGGTTCGACTACAGCGACTATGCCGCCGCCAAGGATTTCACCTACGGCGCAAGCAAACCGGATGGGATCCCTGATCTATTGCAAGAGGTCAAATACGCCACCGACTGGATCCTCAAGGCCACCCCGGACGCCAACACATTTTACTTCCAGAAGGGAACGGGGGGAAGCAACAACGGAACCCCTTCGAAGCCCTACGGCCAACACGCACACTGGGTGACTTCCGGGTTCTACAGCGCCGAGTTCGATGCCATCGATGGCGGGGAATACGACCGCGGCCGTCCGATCTTCAAACTGGGGAAAAGCTCCGGCTTGCCCGGCGAAGTGGTGATCAACGATGGCTCCATGCCCTCCTTCGCAGCGGCAGCTCTCGCCCTGATGTCGATCCATTACCGCAAATACGACCCCACCTATGCCGATACCTGCTTGGCGCATGCGCGTCTTGCCTTCAACTACGCCAAAGCGCAAACCAGGACCGGGGGCACGGGGATGACCGGCTTCTACGGCGGCAACGACAAGATGGACGACGACATCGTCACCGCGGCCTCCTCGATGTACAAGGCCACGGGTGAGCAGACGTTCAAGGACTTCGCCATCCAGAAGAAGAACTTCAAGCTCAACAAGGGCTATACCCTCGCCTACTCCACCAACGACGATCTGGCGCTGTACACGGGCTGGCAATTCGCCGGAATCGCCGAATACAAGGACTCCTTGAAGATCGGCTTCGTGGATCGCTACAAGAGCAAGGGTACCGGCGAAGCGGGGCTTTCCACCCTGGGTGACAAATGGGGCTTTTTGCGCTATCCCGCCAACCAGGCCTGGGTGGCGAGCATGTACGCCAAAGCCACCGACGATGTCGGGTACGACGCGTTCATCTACAACCAGATCGACTACATCATGGGAGCCAATCCTCCCAAGCAAGCGTTCATCGTGGGCTTCTGTTCCGGCTGTTCCAAGACCGCCGACTGGCCCCACCACCGCAACGTGTACCTGAGCGACGTGGACAATCCCAAGGCCGTCAAAGGCATTCCGGTCCGCAACAAGGAATTCGGCTACATGCTCGGCTTCACCAACAAGATCGCCGACAGCCTCAACCAGTACATCGACAACTACACGCAAACCGAAGGTGGCATCGACTACAACGCGGGCTTGGTGGGCGCTTTGGCCTACATCAATTCCAAGCTCAATCCCGTGGACACCTCCAAGCTGGGCGTCACCTCGGTCCGTTCTGCCGCCACAAAGACCGGGAAACTCTTCCTACGGCCCACCTCCGACGGCGTCGTGATTTCGCTCCCCTACGGCGAGAACCTCCAAACCGTTCAGGCCATGGATTTGCAAGGCCGCGTGGTGCGTCAGTTCAACACCGGCGCCAACGACCTGGTTTGGAACGCCCCCGCCGGAACCTGGATCGTGCGGGCGACCTCCGTTTCCGGCAAGGTCCACCAAGCGATGACCGTCGTTCCCCGGTAG
- a CDS encoding branched-chain amino acid ABC transporter permease encodes MSVIASLRKWSPLVLLAILTAPFLWFHFDTDLATGTPKLRWEPSHGLGFLKVVLPGFAIGAAIAYLASLWDRKPHKPFAARASHAILEKPWTVLAIALTLSVAGLFFSPKGLSMGTFVAIYMLLALGLNVTIGFTGLLVLGFSAFYSIGAYTLALLSQAIPGFPVWLALPAAFLAASLAGLLVGLPCLRLRGDYLAIVTLGFAEALREVLRNLPLTHGDKGFPIAMSSQFPAIGPVSAKQIAWMVAVSTLAAVCLGVHRLYHSRTGRTWIAIREDETAASMMGIPVVRQKLIAFAVSAGVGGLGGAIFAGCWGFVDPSTASFDQSVLVLAMVILGGIGSLPGSLLGAAVLYLVPTLLRDQIPAIADYRLFFFGSILVAMMLLRPQGLLGSPRHKLELEGKS; translated from the coding sequence ATGAGCGTCATCGCCTCCCTCCGGAAATGGTCACCGCTGGTACTCCTGGCGATCCTCACCGCCCCGTTTCTGTGGTTTCACTTCGACACGGATCTGGCCACCGGAACACCAAAACTGCGTTGGGAGCCATCCCACGGCCTGGGCTTCCTGAAGGTCGTGCTTCCCGGATTCGCCATCGGCGCCGCGATCGCGTACCTGGCGAGCCTGTGGGACCGCAAACCCCACAAGCCCTTCGCGGCACGGGCAAGCCATGCCATCCTGGAGAAGCCGTGGACGGTCCTGGCCATCGCTCTGACACTTTCCGTCGCCGGCTTGTTTTTTTCCCCCAAGGGCCTTTCCATGGGGACCTTCGTCGCGATCTACATGCTGCTGGCGCTGGGGCTGAACGTGACGATCGGATTCACAGGCCTCCTTGTGCTCGGGTTTTCCGCCTTCTATTCCATCGGCGCCTACACACTCGCCCTCCTTTCCCAGGCCATTCCCGGATTTCCCGTCTGGCTGGCGCTTCCCGCCGCCTTCCTGGCCGCCTCCCTGGCCGGCCTCCTGGTGGGACTCCCCTGCCTTCGACTGCGCGGCGACTACTTGGCCATCGTCACTCTCGGGTTCGCCGAGGCGCTGCGCGAGGTGCTTCGCAACCTACCCCTGACCCACGGCGACAAGGGTTTTCCCATCGCGATGTCCTCCCAGTTTCCGGCGATCGGACCGGTCTCCGCCAAGCAGATCGCCTGGATGGTCGCGGTCTCCACCCTGGCCGCCGTGTGCCTGGGCGTGCACCGGCTCTACCACTCGCGGACCGGCCGCACCTGGATCGCGATCCGCGAAGACGAAACCGCCGCCTCCATGATGGGCATTCCCGTGGTCAGACAAAAACTGATCGCCTTCGCCGTTTCGGCGGGAGTGGGCGGACTGGGCGGTGCGATCTTCGCGGGATGTTGGGGATTCGTTGACCCGAGCACGGCCTCCTTCGACCAATCGGTGCTGGTGCTGGCGATGGTGATCCTCGGCGGCATCGGAAGCCTTCCCGGCTCCCTCTTGGGCGCGGCTGTCCTTTACCTGGTCCCCACCCTGCTGCGCGACCAGATTCCCGCCATCGCCGATTACCGCCTGTTCTTCTTCGGATCCATCCTGGTGGCCATGATGTTGCTGCGCCCGCAGGGCCTGCTCGGGTCGCCGCGACACAAGCTGGAGCTGGAGGGCAAATCGTGA
- a CDS encoding ABC transporter ATP-binding protein, translated as MSVVLQAKAVGKTFGGLAAVQGVSLEAHSGHILSIIGPNGAGKTTLFNCLSGIYRPDKGSVFLDGKDVTGFAPHKIAQAGLSRSFQNIRLFPEMSTLQNVLVGRFTRSPFRPLGALLRTAAWRADERAAEERSLELLELVGLADRRHDWARALPYGLQRRLEVARALATEPKVLLLDEPGAGMNPSEIATMMALVVKIRQLGVAVVVIEHHMKLVMEISDRILVLDHGEPIAEGTPREVRDDPRVIEAYLGRSEATVGH; from the coding sequence GTGAGCGTGGTTCTCCAGGCCAAGGCAGTGGGAAAGACCTTCGGCGGACTGGCCGCCGTACAGGGGGTATCCCTGGAAGCCCATTCTGGTCATATTTTGTCCATCATCGGGCCCAACGGCGCGGGCAAGACCACCTTGTTCAACTGCCTGTCCGGCATCTACCGCCCGGACAAGGGATCCGTCTTCCTGGACGGGAAGGATGTGACCGGCTTCGCCCCGCACAAGATCGCCCAGGCGGGACTTTCCAGGTCGTTCCAGAACATCCGACTGTTTCCCGAGATGAGCACCCTCCAGAACGTGCTGGTGGGACGTTTCACCCGCTCCCCCTTCCGCCCGCTGGGAGCCCTGTTGCGGACCGCCGCGTGGCGCGCCGACGAACGCGCCGCCGAGGAACGCTCGCTGGAATTGCTGGAATTGGTGGGCTTGGCCGACAGGCGCCACGACTGGGCCCGAGCACTTCCCTACGGTTTGCAGCGCCGGTTGGAAGTGGCCCGCGCCCTGGCCACGGAACCCAAGGTGCTCCTGCTGGATGAACCGGGCGCCGGAATGAATCCCTCCGAAATCGCCACGATGATGGCGCTTGTTGTCAAAATCCGTCAACTCGGGGTCGCGGTGGTCGTGATCGAGCACCACATGAAGCTGGTGATGGAGATCTCCGACCGGATCCTGGTGCTGGACCACGGCGAACCCATCGCCGAAGGAACCCCGCGGGAAGTGCGCGACGACCCGCGCGTCATCGAAGCCTATCTGGGCCGATCGGAGGCGACCGTTGGCCACTGA
- a CDS encoding branched-chain amino acid ABC transporter permease — translation MLETLVNGLSRGAIYALVALGYTMVYGILGMINFAHGEMFMLGMFASAFALGALGSAGMVSVGLTLPIAILIAMALSAGFGAMNERIAYRKLRGAHLLAPLTSAIGMSIVLQNFVMLSVTKGKKDFPQSISAPLADTRWDIGPLHISALQVLILGSTVVLMGGLWFLIQRTRLGIALRAVAQDRTMASLCGMKVDHLITWAFMIGSVLAASAGTMVAMYQGVIRFDAGYTLGLKAFAAAVLGGIGNIPGAVLGGLLIGLAEDITTSAVGADWKNTSSFALLILVLLLRPRGLLGERVADKV, via the coding sequence ATGCTGGAAACGCTGGTCAACGGCCTCTCGCGAGGCGCCATCTATGCCCTTGTCGCCCTGGGTTACACCATGGTGTACGGGATCCTGGGCATGATCAATTTCGCGCACGGCGAAATGTTCATGCTGGGGATGTTCGCCTCCGCCTTCGCCTTGGGAGCGTTGGGATCTGCAGGAATGGTGTCGGTCGGCCTCACGCTCCCCATCGCCATCCTCATCGCGATGGCGCTCTCCGCCGGATTCGGCGCCATGAACGAACGCATCGCCTACCGCAAGCTGCGCGGCGCCCACCTGTTGGCCCCGCTGACCAGCGCGATCGGCATGAGCATCGTGCTGCAGAATTTTGTCATGCTTTCGGTCACCAAGGGCAAGAAGGATTTTCCCCAGTCGATTTCGGCCCCGCTGGCCGATACCCGCTGGGACATCGGCCCCCTCCACATTTCCGCCCTCCAAGTCCTGATCTTGGGATCCACCGTGGTGTTGATGGGAGGGCTTTGGTTCCTCATCCAGCGCACGCGTCTGGGCATCGCCTTGCGCGCGGTCGCGCAAGACCGCACCATGGCCTCGCTGTGCGGCATGAAGGTGGACCACCTGATCACCTGGGCCTTCATGATCGGCTCCGTCCTGGCGGCTTCCGCAGGCACCATGGTGGCCATGTACCAAGGAGTGATTCGCTTCGATGCCGGATACACATTGGGACTCAAGGCCTTCGCCGCCGCCGTGCTGGGCGGGATCGGGAACATCCCAGGAGCGGTCCTGGGCGGACTCTTGATTGGATTGGCGGAAGACATCACCACCTCCGCCGTGGGTGCCGACTGGAAGAACACCTCCTCGTTCGCTCTGCTCATCCTGGTGCTGCTCCTGCGTCCGCGCGGACTCCTGGGCGAAAGGGTTGCCGACAAGGTATGA